In the Parasteatoda tepidariorum isolate YZ-2023 chromosome 3, CAS_Ptep_4.0, whole genome shotgun sequence genome, one interval contains:
- the LOC107453612 gene encoding protein Wnt-8b-like isoform X2: MDYFVTVLMDNNTYSSSIYFRSLSNIMMSGSKAVDIYADSVAIAAERGMEECRNQFRWEPWGCPKESYNVFLRSQKYPATKEMAFIHAMISASIVITLTRNCSLGHFNSCGCDETKKGPLGYAGWEWGGCSDNVKIGNKMAKHYMDSKEHGRDIQAMINLHNNRVGRMMVKRNMRRMCKCHGVSGSCEMKTCWMRVQELKPIGELLKKAYDSAVPVEYNDNALIRTVKRRRHHHENSIYYQQRPKLPKNQLIYNEISPNYCVGNKTAGVAGVSGRQCSRRTGSDVSDAERASCKTLCRACGYNIQVKTVVVESVCKCKFEWCCDVKCKTCVEKVAQHQCV; this comes from the exons TTCTTCTATCTATTTCAGGTCTCTCAGCAACATAATGATGTCCGGTTCAAAA gCTGTGGATATCTATGCAGACAGCGTTGCTATTGCAGCAGAAAGAGGTATGGAGGAATGTCGAAACCAATTCAGGTGGGAGCCCTGGGGCTGTCCAAAAGAGAGTTACAACGTCTTCTTAAGATCCCAAAAATATCCAG CAACAAAAGAAATGGCTTTCATTCACGCTATGATCAGTGCCTCGATAGTCATAACTCTGACTAGGAATTGCAGTTTAGGCCATTTTAATTCATGTGGATGTGATGAGACGAAAAAAGGACCTTTAG GTTATGCAGGATGGGAATGGGGAGGATGCAGTGACAATGTTAAAATTGGTAACAAAATGGCCAAACATTATATGGACAGTAAAGAACATGGAAGAGATATACAAGCCATGATCAATTTGCATAACAACAGAGTTGGAAGAATg ATGGTTAAACGAAACATGCGTCGAATGTGCAAATGCCATGGAGTGTCAGGGAGCTGTGAGATGAAGACATGCTGGATGAGAGTTCAGGAATTAAAGCCAATTGGGGAACTTCTGAAAAAGGCTTATGATTCAGCAGTTCCAGTCGAATACAACGATAATGCCTTAATAAGAACCGTAAAGAGGCGTAGGCATCACCacgaaaattctatttattatcaACAGAGGCCTAAGTTGCCGAAGAACCAGCTAATCTACAATGAAATTTCACCAAATTATTGTGTGGGGAACAAAACAGCTGGCGTTGCTGGAGTGTCTGGAAGGCAATGTTCGAGAAGAACGGGAAGTGATGTCTCAGACGCAGAGAGAGCAAGTTGCAAAACACTCTGCAGAGCTTGCGGATATAACATCCAAGTGAAAACTGTAGTGGTGGAGAGTGTCTGCAAATGCAAGTTTGAATGGTGTTGCGATGTTAAATGCAAAACATGCGTTGAGAAAGTCGCTCAGCATCAATGTGTATGA
- the LOC107453612 gene encoding protein Wnt-8b-like isoform X3 has product MFDIFGLFFKSYMNSSIYFRSLSNIMMSGSKAVDIYADSVAIAAERGMEECRNQFRWEPWGCPKESYNVFLRSQKYPATKEMAFIHAMISASIVITLTRNCSLGHFNSCGCDETKKGPLGYAGWEWGGCSDNVKIGNKMAKHYMDSKEHGRDIQAMINLHNNRVGRMMVKRNMRRMCKCHGVSGSCEMKTCWMRVQELKPIGELLKKAYDSAVPVEYNDNALIRTVKRRRHHHENSIYYQQRPKLPKNQLIYNEISPNYCVGNKTAGVAGVSGRQCSRRTGSDVSDAERASCKTLCRACGYNIQVKTVVVESVCKCKFEWCCDVKCKTCVEKVAQHQCV; this is encoded by the exons TTCTTCTATCTATTTCAGGTCTCTCAGCAACATAATGATGTCCGGTTCAAAA gCTGTGGATATCTATGCAGACAGCGTTGCTATTGCAGCAGAAAGAGGTATGGAGGAATGTCGAAACCAATTCAGGTGGGAGCCCTGGGGCTGTCCAAAAGAGAGTTACAACGTCTTCTTAAGATCCCAAAAATATCCAG CAACAAAAGAAATGGCTTTCATTCACGCTATGATCAGTGCCTCGATAGTCATAACTCTGACTAGGAATTGCAGTTTAGGCCATTTTAATTCATGTGGATGTGATGAGACGAAAAAAGGACCTTTAG GTTATGCAGGATGGGAATGGGGAGGATGCAGTGACAATGTTAAAATTGGTAACAAAATGGCCAAACATTATATGGACAGTAAAGAACATGGAAGAGATATACAAGCCATGATCAATTTGCATAACAACAGAGTTGGAAGAATg ATGGTTAAACGAAACATGCGTCGAATGTGCAAATGCCATGGAGTGTCAGGGAGCTGTGAGATGAAGACATGCTGGATGAGAGTTCAGGAATTAAAGCCAATTGGGGAACTTCTGAAAAAGGCTTATGATTCAGCAGTTCCAGTCGAATACAACGATAATGCCTTAATAAGAACCGTAAAGAGGCGTAGGCATCACCacgaaaattctatttattatcaACAGAGGCCTAAGTTGCCGAAGAACCAGCTAATCTACAATGAAATTTCACCAAATTATTGTGTGGGGAACAAAACAGCTGGCGTTGCTGGAGTGTCTGGAAGGCAATGTTCGAGAAGAACGGGAAGTGATGTCTCAGACGCAGAGAGAGCAAGTTGCAAAACACTCTGCAGAGCTTGCGGATATAACATCCAAGTGAAAACTGTAGTGGTGGAGAGTGTCTGCAAATGCAAGTTTGAATGGTGTTGCGATGTTAAATGCAAAACATGCGTTGAGAAAGTCGCTCAGCATCAATGTGTATGA
- the LOC107453612 gene encoding protein Wnt-8b-like produces the protein MRIFKLNVIITEVIIASLGILVESAACSSIYFRSLSNIMMSGSKAVDIYADSVAIAAERGMEECRNQFRWEPWGCPKESYNVFLRSQKYPATKEMAFIHAMISASIVITLTRNCSLGHFNSCGCDETKKGPLGYAGWEWGGCSDNVKIGNKMAKHYMDSKEHGRDIQAMINLHNNRVGRMMVKRNMRRMCKCHGVSGSCEMKTCWMRVQELKPIGELLKKAYDSAVPVEYNDNALIRTVKRRRHHHENSIYYQQRPKLPKNQLIYNEISPNYCVGNKTAGVAGVSGRQCSRRTGSDVSDAERASCKTLCRACGYNIQVKTVVVESVCKCKFEWCCDVKCKTCVEKVAQHQCV, from the exons TTCTTCTATCTATTTCAGGTCTCTCAGCAACATAATGATGTCCGGTTCAAAA gCTGTGGATATCTATGCAGACAGCGTTGCTATTGCAGCAGAAAGAGGTATGGAGGAATGTCGAAACCAATTCAGGTGGGAGCCCTGGGGCTGTCCAAAAGAGAGTTACAACGTCTTCTTAAGATCCCAAAAATATCCAG CAACAAAAGAAATGGCTTTCATTCACGCTATGATCAGTGCCTCGATAGTCATAACTCTGACTAGGAATTGCAGTTTAGGCCATTTTAATTCATGTGGATGTGATGAGACGAAAAAAGGACCTTTAG GTTATGCAGGATGGGAATGGGGAGGATGCAGTGACAATGTTAAAATTGGTAACAAAATGGCCAAACATTATATGGACAGTAAAGAACATGGAAGAGATATACAAGCCATGATCAATTTGCATAACAACAGAGTTGGAAGAATg ATGGTTAAACGAAACATGCGTCGAATGTGCAAATGCCATGGAGTGTCAGGGAGCTGTGAGATGAAGACATGCTGGATGAGAGTTCAGGAATTAAAGCCAATTGGGGAACTTCTGAAAAAGGCTTATGATTCAGCAGTTCCAGTCGAATACAACGATAATGCCTTAATAAGAACCGTAAAGAGGCGTAGGCATCACCacgaaaattctatttattatcaACAGAGGCCTAAGTTGCCGAAGAACCAGCTAATCTACAATGAAATTTCACCAAATTATTGTGTGGGGAACAAAACAGCTGGCGTTGCTGGAGTGTCTGGAAGGCAATGTTCGAGAAGAACGGGAAGTGATGTCTCAGACGCAGAGAGAGCAAGTTGCAAAACACTCTGCAGAGCTTGCGGATATAACATCCAAGTGAAAACTGTAGTGGTGGAGAGTGTCTGCAAATGCAAGTTTGAATGGTGTTGCGATGTTAAATGCAAAACATGCGTTGAGAAAGTCGCTCAGCATCAATGTGTATGA
- the LOC107453612 gene encoding protein Wnt-8b-like isoform X6 — protein sequence MSLSNIMMSGSKAVDIYADSVAIAAERGMEECRNQFRWEPWGCPKESYNVFLRSQKYPATKEMAFIHAMISASIVITLTRNCSLGHFNSCGCDETKKGPLGYAGWEWGGCSDNVKIGNKMAKHYMDSKEHGRDIQAMINLHNNRVGRMMVKRNMRRMCKCHGVSGSCEMKTCWMRVQELKPIGELLKKAYDSAVPVEYNDNALIRTVKRRRHHHENSIYYQQRPKLPKNQLIYNEISPNYCVGNKTAGVAGVSGRQCSRRTGSDVSDAERASCKTLCRACGYNIQVKTVVVESVCKCKFEWCCDVKCKTCVEKVAQHQCV from the exons GTCTCTCAGCAACATAATGATGTCCGGTTCAAAA gCTGTGGATATCTATGCAGACAGCGTTGCTATTGCAGCAGAAAGAGGTATGGAGGAATGTCGAAACCAATTCAGGTGGGAGCCCTGGGGCTGTCCAAAAGAGAGTTACAACGTCTTCTTAAGATCCCAAAAATATCCAG CAACAAAAGAAATGGCTTTCATTCACGCTATGATCAGTGCCTCGATAGTCATAACTCTGACTAGGAATTGCAGTTTAGGCCATTTTAATTCATGTGGATGTGATGAGACGAAAAAAGGACCTTTAG GTTATGCAGGATGGGAATGGGGAGGATGCAGTGACAATGTTAAAATTGGTAACAAAATGGCCAAACATTATATGGACAGTAAAGAACATGGAAGAGATATACAAGCCATGATCAATTTGCATAACAACAGAGTTGGAAGAATg ATGGTTAAACGAAACATGCGTCGAATGTGCAAATGCCATGGAGTGTCAGGGAGCTGTGAGATGAAGACATGCTGGATGAGAGTTCAGGAATTAAAGCCAATTGGGGAACTTCTGAAAAAGGCTTATGATTCAGCAGTTCCAGTCGAATACAACGATAATGCCTTAATAAGAACCGTAAAGAGGCGTAGGCATCACCacgaaaattctatttattatcaACAGAGGCCTAAGTTGCCGAAGAACCAGCTAATCTACAATGAAATTTCACCAAATTATTGTGTGGGGAACAAAACAGCTGGCGTTGCTGGAGTGTCTGGAAGGCAATGTTCGAGAAGAACGGGAAGTGATGTCTCAGACGCAGAGAGAGCAAGTTGCAAAACACTCTGCAGAGCTTGCGGATATAACATCCAAGTGAAAACTGTAGTGGTGGAGAGTGTCTGCAAATGCAAGTTTGAATGGTGTTGCGATGTTAAATGCAAAACATGCGTTGAGAAAGTCGCTCAGCATCAATGTGTATGA
- the LOC107453612 gene encoding protein Wnt-8b-like isoform X4 — protein sequence MDYFVTVLMDNNTYRSLSNIMMSGSKAVDIYADSVAIAAERGMEECRNQFRWEPWGCPKESYNVFLRSQKYPATKEMAFIHAMISASIVITLTRNCSLGHFNSCGCDETKKGPLGYAGWEWGGCSDNVKIGNKMAKHYMDSKEHGRDIQAMINLHNNRVGRMMVKRNMRRMCKCHGVSGSCEMKTCWMRVQELKPIGELLKKAYDSAVPVEYNDNALIRTVKRRRHHHENSIYYQQRPKLPKNQLIYNEISPNYCVGNKTAGVAGVSGRQCSRRTGSDVSDAERASCKTLCRACGYNIQVKTVVVESVCKCKFEWCCDVKCKTCVEKVAQHQCV from the exons GTCTCTCAGCAACATAATGATGTCCGGTTCAAAA gCTGTGGATATCTATGCAGACAGCGTTGCTATTGCAGCAGAAAGAGGTATGGAGGAATGTCGAAACCAATTCAGGTGGGAGCCCTGGGGCTGTCCAAAAGAGAGTTACAACGTCTTCTTAAGATCCCAAAAATATCCAG CAACAAAAGAAATGGCTTTCATTCACGCTATGATCAGTGCCTCGATAGTCATAACTCTGACTAGGAATTGCAGTTTAGGCCATTTTAATTCATGTGGATGTGATGAGACGAAAAAAGGACCTTTAG GTTATGCAGGATGGGAATGGGGAGGATGCAGTGACAATGTTAAAATTGGTAACAAAATGGCCAAACATTATATGGACAGTAAAGAACATGGAAGAGATATACAAGCCATGATCAATTTGCATAACAACAGAGTTGGAAGAATg ATGGTTAAACGAAACATGCGTCGAATGTGCAAATGCCATGGAGTGTCAGGGAGCTGTGAGATGAAGACATGCTGGATGAGAGTTCAGGAATTAAAGCCAATTGGGGAACTTCTGAAAAAGGCTTATGATTCAGCAGTTCCAGTCGAATACAACGATAATGCCTTAATAAGAACCGTAAAGAGGCGTAGGCATCACCacgaaaattctatttattatcaACAGAGGCCTAAGTTGCCGAAGAACCAGCTAATCTACAATGAAATTTCACCAAATTATTGTGTGGGGAACAAAACAGCTGGCGTTGCTGGAGTGTCTGGAAGGCAATGTTCGAGAAGAACGGGAAGTGATGTCTCAGACGCAGAGAGAGCAAGTTGCAAAACACTCTGCAGAGCTTGCGGATATAACATCCAAGTGAAAACTGTAGTGGTGGAGAGTGTCTGCAAATGCAAGTTTGAATGGTGTTGCGATGTTAAATGCAAAACATGCGTTGAGAAAGTCGCTCAGCATCAATGTGTATGA
- the LOC107453612 gene encoding protein Wnt-8b-like isoform X1 encodes MRIFKLNVIITEVIIASLGILVESAAWSLSNIMMSGSKAVDIYADSVAIAAERGMEECRNQFRWEPWGCPKESYNVFLRSQKYPATKEMAFIHAMISASIVITLTRNCSLGHFNSCGCDETKKGPLGYAGWEWGGCSDNVKIGNKMAKHYMDSKEHGRDIQAMINLHNNRVGRMMVKRNMRRMCKCHGVSGSCEMKTCWMRVQELKPIGELLKKAYDSAVPVEYNDNALIRTVKRRRHHHENSIYYQQRPKLPKNQLIYNEISPNYCVGNKTAGVAGVSGRQCSRRTGSDVSDAERASCKTLCRACGYNIQVKTVVVESVCKCKFEWCCDVKCKTCVEKVAQHQCV; translated from the exons GTCTCTCAGCAACATAATGATGTCCGGTTCAAAA gCTGTGGATATCTATGCAGACAGCGTTGCTATTGCAGCAGAAAGAGGTATGGAGGAATGTCGAAACCAATTCAGGTGGGAGCCCTGGGGCTGTCCAAAAGAGAGTTACAACGTCTTCTTAAGATCCCAAAAATATCCAG CAACAAAAGAAATGGCTTTCATTCACGCTATGATCAGTGCCTCGATAGTCATAACTCTGACTAGGAATTGCAGTTTAGGCCATTTTAATTCATGTGGATGTGATGAGACGAAAAAAGGACCTTTAG GTTATGCAGGATGGGAATGGGGAGGATGCAGTGACAATGTTAAAATTGGTAACAAAATGGCCAAACATTATATGGACAGTAAAGAACATGGAAGAGATATACAAGCCATGATCAATTTGCATAACAACAGAGTTGGAAGAATg ATGGTTAAACGAAACATGCGTCGAATGTGCAAATGCCATGGAGTGTCAGGGAGCTGTGAGATGAAGACATGCTGGATGAGAGTTCAGGAATTAAAGCCAATTGGGGAACTTCTGAAAAAGGCTTATGATTCAGCAGTTCCAGTCGAATACAACGATAATGCCTTAATAAGAACCGTAAAGAGGCGTAGGCATCACCacgaaaattctatttattatcaACAGAGGCCTAAGTTGCCGAAGAACCAGCTAATCTACAATGAAATTTCACCAAATTATTGTGTGGGGAACAAAACAGCTGGCGTTGCTGGAGTGTCTGGAAGGCAATGTTCGAGAAGAACGGGAAGTGATGTCTCAGACGCAGAGAGAGCAAGTTGCAAAACACTCTGCAGAGCTTGCGGATATAACATCCAAGTGAAAACTGTAGTGGTGGAGAGTGTCTGCAAATGCAAGTTTGAATGGTGTTGCGATGTTAAATGCAAAACATGCGTTGAGAAAGTCGCTCAGCATCAATGTGTATGA
- the LOC107453612 gene encoding protein Wnt-8b-like isoform X5, translating to MFDIFGLFFKSYMKSLSNIMMSGSKAVDIYADSVAIAAERGMEECRNQFRWEPWGCPKESYNVFLRSQKYPATKEMAFIHAMISASIVITLTRNCSLGHFNSCGCDETKKGPLGYAGWEWGGCSDNVKIGNKMAKHYMDSKEHGRDIQAMINLHNNRVGRMMVKRNMRRMCKCHGVSGSCEMKTCWMRVQELKPIGELLKKAYDSAVPVEYNDNALIRTVKRRRHHHENSIYYQQRPKLPKNQLIYNEISPNYCVGNKTAGVAGVSGRQCSRRTGSDVSDAERASCKTLCRACGYNIQVKTVVVESVCKCKFEWCCDVKCKTCVEKVAQHQCV from the exons GTCTCTCAGCAACATAATGATGTCCGGTTCAAAA gCTGTGGATATCTATGCAGACAGCGTTGCTATTGCAGCAGAAAGAGGTATGGAGGAATGTCGAAACCAATTCAGGTGGGAGCCCTGGGGCTGTCCAAAAGAGAGTTACAACGTCTTCTTAAGATCCCAAAAATATCCAG CAACAAAAGAAATGGCTTTCATTCACGCTATGATCAGTGCCTCGATAGTCATAACTCTGACTAGGAATTGCAGTTTAGGCCATTTTAATTCATGTGGATGTGATGAGACGAAAAAAGGACCTTTAG GTTATGCAGGATGGGAATGGGGAGGATGCAGTGACAATGTTAAAATTGGTAACAAAATGGCCAAACATTATATGGACAGTAAAGAACATGGAAGAGATATACAAGCCATGATCAATTTGCATAACAACAGAGTTGGAAGAATg ATGGTTAAACGAAACATGCGTCGAATGTGCAAATGCCATGGAGTGTCAGGGAGCTGTGAGATGAAGACATGCTGGATGAGAGTTCAGGAATTAAAGCCAATTGGGGAACTTCTGAAAAAGGCTTATGATTCAGCAGTTCCAGTCGAATACAACGATAATGCCTTAATAAGAACCGTAAAGAGGCGTAGGCATCACCacgaaaattctatttattatcaACAGAGGCCTAAGTTGCCGAAGAACCAGCTAATCTACAATGAAATTTCACCAAATTATTGTGTGGGGAACAAAACAGCTGGCGTTGCTGGAGTGTCTGGAAGGCAATGTTCGAGAAGAACGGGAAGTGATGTCTCAGACGCAGAGAGAGCAAGTTGCAAAACACTCTGCAGAGCTTGCGGATATAACATCCAAGTGAAAACTGTAGTGGTGGAGAGTGTCTGCAAATGCAAGTTTGAATGGTGTTGCGATGTTAAATGCAAAACATGCGTTGAGAAAGTCGCTCAGCATCAATGTGTATGA
- the LOC107453612 gene encoding protein Wnt-8b-like isoform X7: MMSGSKAVDIYADSVAIAAERGMEECRNQFRWEPWGCPKESYNVFLRSQKYPATKEMAFIHAMISASIVITLTRNCSLGHFNSCGCDETKKGPLGYAGWEWGGCSDNVKIGNKMAKHYMDSKEHGRDIQAMINLHNNRVGRMMVKRNMRRMCKCHGVSGSCEMKTCWMRVQELKPIGELLKKAYDSAVPVEYNDNALIRTVKRRRHHHENSIYYQQRPKLPKNQLIYNEISPNYCVGNKTAGVAGVSGRQCSRRTGSDVSDAERASCKTLCRACGYNIQVKTVVVESVCKCKFEWCCDVKCKTCVEKVAQHQCV; the protein is encoded by the exons ATGATGTCCGGTTCAAAA gCTGTGGATATCTATGCAGACAGCGTTGCTATTGCAGCAGAAAGAGGTATGGAGGAATGTCGAAACCAATTCAGGTGGGAGCCCTGGGGCTGTCCAAAAGAGAGTTACAACGTCTTCTTAAGATCCCAAAAATATCCAG CAACAAAAGAAATGGCTTTCATTCACGCTATGATCAGTGCCTCGATAGTCATAACTCTGACTAGGAATTGCAGTTTAGGCCATTTTAATTCATGTGGATGTGATGAGACGAAAAAAGGACCTTTAG GTTATGCAGGATGGGAATGGGGAGGATGCAGTGACAATGTTAAAATTGGTAACAAAATGGCCAAACATTATATGGACAGTAAAGAACATGGAAGAGATATACAAGCCATGATCAATTTGCATAACAACAGAGTTGGAAGAATg ATGGTTAAACGAAACATGCGTCGAATGTGCAAATGCCATGGAGTGTCAGGGAGCTGTGAGATGAAGACATGCTGGATGAGAGTTCAGGAATTAAAGCCAATTGGGGAACTTCTGAAAAAGGCTTATGATTCAGCAGTTCCAGTCGAATACAACGATAATGCCTTAATAAGAACCGTAAAGAGGCGTAGGCATCACCacgaaaattctatttattatcaACAGAGGCCTAAGTTGCCGAAGAACCAGCTAATCTACAATGAAATTTCACCAAATTATTGTGTGGGGAACAAAACAGCTGGCGTTGCTGGAGTGTCTGGAAGGCAATGTTCGAGAAGAACGGGAAGTGATGTCTCAGACGCAGAGAGAGCAAGTTGCAAAACACTCTGCAGAGCTTGCGGATATAACATCCAAGTGAAAACTGTAGTGGTGGAGAGTGTCTGCAAATGCAAGTTTGAATGGTGTTGCGATGTTAAATGCAAAACATGCGTTGAGAAAGTCGCTCAGCATCAATGTGTATGA